The Rhinoderma darwinii isolate aRhiDar2 chromosome 11, aRhiDar2.hap1, whole genome shotgun sequence genome window below encodes:
- the LOC142663734 gene encoding uncharacterized protein LOC142663734 — MEKERVRKETQGLVLSGEENITDTNTITPPDRIRQPSHTEEEQEPCHGGNLRYTNMSAPAEKQEDSSTRIKKDSVLYKKTPAKTDRYSYTNRREQVSPLKEEIVLGDGHLTDSYIYTPTDQSPDTTEPIIICHKIGKRFNGRTPATIHLDQHQSVKKTFGNDGICKFLISSNEKSSSPILDLANRQSTCTDDKPFDCSECGKLFRSKARCVVHGRRHTGERPFECNECGQCFSENGNLVRHQRTHTGERQIKCPECGKCFRDKSTLARHQRMHTGEKPFSCPECAKCFSCKSNLVVHQRSHTGEKPHTCLECGKSFLSSTHLVIHRRSHTGEKPFQCSQCGLTFTEKCKLTRHFRTHTGERGFICSACGKCFRDKFTLGRHKKIHTG, encoded by the coding sequence ATGGAGAAAGAACGCGTGAGAAAAGAAACACAGGGCTTGGTATTATCTGGTGAAGAAAATATCACCGACACTAATACAATTACACCCCCCGATCGTATACGACAGCCTTCTCATACTGAGGAGGAACAAGAGCCCTGTCATGGAGGAAATCTCCGATATACCAATATGTCTGCACCCGCAGAGAAACAAGAGGATTCATCCACTCGTATTAAGAAGGACTCCGTGTTATACAAGAAGACTCCCGCAAAAACGGACAGATACTCTTATACAAACCGGCGCGAGCAGGTATCTCCTCTTAAGGAGGAAATAGTGTTGGGCGATGGACATTTGActgattcatacatttatacacccACAGACCAATCTCCTGATACTACGGAACCTATAATTATTTGCCATAAAATAGGTAAACGCTTTAATGGCCGTACACCTGCTACAATCCACCTGGATCAACACCAGAGCGTGAAAAAAACATTTGGAAATGATGGGATCTGCAAATTTCTTATTAGTTCAAATGAAAAATCCTCCAGTCCTATCCTAGATCTCGCCAACCGTCAAAGTACCTGCACAGATGATAAGCCATTTGACTGCTCGGAGTGTGGTAAATTGTTCCGAAGCAAGGCCCGTTGTGTCGTACATGGAAGGCGTCACACTGGAGAGAGGCCATTTGAGTGTAACGAGTGCGGACAGTGTTTTTCCGAAAATGGCAATTTAGTTAGACACCAGAGGACTCACACAGGCGAGAGACAGATTAAATGCCCTGAATGTGGTAAATGCTTTCGAGATAAGTCCACCCTTGCGCGCCACCAGAGGATGCACACCGGAGAGAAGCCATTTTCCTGCCCCGAGTGTGCCAAATGTTTTAGTTGTAAGTCAAATCTTGTCGTTCACCAGAGAagccacacaggagagaaacctcacACTTGCTTGGAATGCGGTAAAAGTTTTCTGAGCAGCACCCATCTCGTCATCCACAGGAGATCTCATACGGGCGAGAAACCCTTCCAATGTTCTCAGTGTGGCTTAACTTTTACAGAGAAATGCAAGTTGACGAGACATTTCAGGACTCACACGGGTGAGCGAGGGTTCATCTGCTCAGCATGCGGGAAATGCTTTCGAGATAAGTTCACGCTTGGCAGGCACAAGAAGATCCACACTGGTTAG